A window from Chrysemys picta bellii isolate R12L10 chromosome 2, ASM1138683v2, whole genome shotgun sequence encodes these proteins:
- the LOC135981499 gene encoding myb/SANT-like DNA-binding domain-containing protein 2: MQADNRKRAPAWTVREVLDLIAVWGEDSVLAELRSKRRNAKTFEKISKGMMERGHNRDSEQCRVKVKELRQAYQKTKEANGRSGSEPRTCRYYAELHAILGGAATTTPPLFVDSGSGIVSTPEDSADGVEEEEEEEDELAESTQHSLLPNSQDLFITPTEVPSQASQASTQDSDPMEGTSAAANSSSLPPPSRRLSQIRRRKKKMRDEMFSEIMQSSRSDRAHLNEWKETVSKYRKEVSEREDRRDQREERRDQREERRDDRDERWWQEDQRMKDATLGLLRRLVEVQERLLENRLPLQPLFHPPPSPCSVSSSPRRVRTRWGRLRTPSHSTPVDSPSKRLSFF, encoded by the exons atgcaggctgataatcgaaaaagagcaccagcatggaccgtgagggaggtactagatctgatcgctgtatggggagaggattcagtgcttgcagaacttcgttctaaaagacgaaatgcaaaaacttttgaaaaaatttccaagggcatgatggagagaggccacaatagggactctgagcagtgccgcgtgaaggtcaaggagctcagacaagcctatcaaaaaacaaaggaggcaaacggtcgctccgggtcagagccgcggacatgccgctactacgccgagctgcatgcaattctagggggggctgccaccactaccccacctttgttcgtggattctgggtcggggatagtctcgacgcctgaggattctgccgatggggtagaggaggaggaggaggaggaggatgagcttgcagagagcacacagcactcccttctccccaacagccaggatctttttatcaccccgactgaagtaccctcccaagcctcccaagccagtacccaagactctgaccccatggaagggacctcag cagctgcaaattcctcaagcctccctcctccatcccgaaggttatcacagataaggcgtcgtaagaagaagatgcgagacgagatgttttctgaaattatgcaatccagcaggagtgacagagctcatctgaatgagtggaaggaaacagtttcaaagtataggaaagaagtcagtgaacgtgaggacaggagggaccaacgtgaggagaggagggaccaacgtgaggagaggagggacgatcgagatgagagatggtggcaggaagaccagaggatgaaggatgcaacgctggggctgctccggcgtctggtggaggttcaggaacggctgctggaaaacagactgccgcttcagcccctgttccaccctcccccctccccatgttccgtatcctcctcacccagacgtgtaagaacgcggtgggggaggctccgtacaccttcccattccaccccagtagacagcccaagcaaaaggctgtcatttttttaa